One genomic segment of Hydra vulgaris chromosome 14, alternate assembly HydraT2T_AEP includes these proteins:
- the LOC136091156 gene encoding uncharacterized protein LOC136091156: protein MDDRLDEVVYLQDNVSAIRRVENNRRRNGRNRLRQVLTGVSGGKRVFVPQNRLARSDSNLPFVLKRRQFPVRLAYLMTNNKSQGQTFDRVGVYLKKTCFFHGQLYVACSRTRAFNSYFFKIDKHTIQGMVGEKCYTNNVIFSNVPNL from the exons ATGGATGATAGGCTAGATGAAGTTGTGTATTTACAAGACAatgtaagtgctataaggcGTGTTGAAAATAATCGTAGACGAAATGGAAGAAATAGACTTAG ACAGGTTTTGACAGGTGTTTCCGGTGGTAAACGAGTATTTGTTCCTCAAAATCGGTTGGCTCGATCAGATTCTAATTTACCTTTTGTTCTGAAACGTCGTCAGTTTCCTGTCAGATTGGCATATTTAATGACAAAtaataaaagtcaaggtcaaacattTGACAGAGTTGgtgtatatctaaaaaaaacgtgtttttttcaTGGGCaactatatgttgcatgttcaagaactagagcatttaatagttactttttcaaaattgataaacatacCATTCAAGGTATGGTCGGTGAAAAATGTTacacaaataatgttatattttctaatgttccTAATTTATAG